From the genome of Vicia villosa cultivar HV-30 ecotype Madison, WI linkage group LG2, Vvil1.0, whole genome shotgun sequence, one region includes:
- the LOC131653234 gene encoding AT-hook motif nuclear-localized protein 6-like, with the protein MEEREIFGSGHGVNVNQVPQGFNLGQNQNSLSFSGPTGEAPATVPVSAPVGGGMEVKKKRGRPRKTESGSKPALSPMPISASIPLTGDFSGWKSGGGKPFESIKKPLKLNDFDEDDRTAPPSSNFKTHVLTVNSGEDLSMKIMSLSQQENHTISILTATGTISNVTLRQSDACGGTSTYEGVFEILSLSGSFVPTENGLTKSRAGRMSVSLAGPNGRVFGGALAGLLVAAGSVQVVVASFLPDHQKPKKQRIDHMSPTAPPTSTHINNHASDELKTDLGGMKPIMSPAGFNFATFGNGQGSGNSSSSGDDDEHVQP; encoded by the exons ATGGAAGAAAGAGAGATTTTTGGTTCTGGGCATGGTGTGAATGTTAATCAGGTCCCACAGGGGTTCAACCTGGGTCAAAATCAGAATTCGTTGAGTTTTTCTGGGCCCACTGGTGAGGCTCCGGCTACTGTTCCGGTGAGTGCACCGGTTGGTGGTGGTATGGAGGTGAAGAAGAAGAGGGGTAGGCCTAGGAAGACTGAATCTGGAAGTAAACCGGCGCTGTCTCCGATGCCGATTTCGGCGTCGATTCCGTTGACTGGAGATTTCTCTGGGTGGAAAAGTGGTGGAGGGAAGCCTTTTGAATCAATCAAGAAGCCTCTGAAGTTAAATGATTTTGATGAAG ATGATAGAACAGCTCCACCTAGTTCCAATTTCAAAACTCATGTGCTTACCGTAAATTCCGGAGAG GATCTCTCTATGAAAATAATGTCTCTTTCTCAACAAGAGAATCATACTATATCTATTCTCACGGCAACTGGCACAATTTCGAATGTCACACTTCGCCAGTCGGATGCTTGTGGAGGTACTTCGACATATGAG GGAGTTTTTGAGATTCTTTCCTTGAGCGGATCATTTGTGCCAACCGAGAATGGATTGACAAAGAGCAGAGCTGGAAGAATGAGTGTCTCTCTGGCAGGTCCAAATGGCCGTGTTTTCGGGGGCGCGCTCGCTGGTTTGCTGGTAGCTGCTGGTTCTGTGCAG GTTGTGGTTGCGAGTTTCCTTCCGGATCATCAGAAACCGAAGAAGCAACGTATCGATCATATGTCACCAACCGCCCCTCCTACATCAACTCATATTAACAATCATGCATCTGATGAATTGAAAACCGATCTCGGTGGAATGAAGCCTATCATGTCACCGGCCGGCTTTAACTTCGCTACATTCGGTAATGGCCAGGGCTCTGGCAACTCATCATCATCTGGCGATGATGACGAGCATGTCCAACCCTAG